A window of the Pelorhabdus rhamnosifermentans genome harbors these coding sequences:
- a CDS encoding YidC/Oxa1 family membrane protein insertase: protein MKDVNFLFDYIIEFIQSLVTLFYNITVNLGFPNYGIAIILFTLVIKALLFPLTAKQMKSMKAMKELSPKLKALQEKYKNNKEAQQKAVSNLYKETGINPLAGCLPLLLQMPILSGMFYALRNYSYVSHPGFLWINNLSESDHLYILPILAALTTYLSSQSMTTDASNKQNKMMLLAMPFFIGYMTLNFPAGLGLYWVVSNLVQIIQQRLLQKS from the coding sequence ATAAAGGACGTGAATTTTTTGTTTGATTACATTATTGAATTCATACAATCGCTAGTTACTCTTTTTTATAACATTACAGTAAATTTAGGTTTCCCCAATTATGGCATAGCCATTATTCTATTCACCCTCGTTATTAAGGCCCTATTATTTCCCTTAACAGCCAAACAAATGAAATCTATGAAAGCCATGAAAGAATTAAGTCCCAAATTAAAAGCCTTGCAAGAAAAATACAAAAATAATAAAGAAGCTCAACAAAAAGCAGTATCCAATTTATATAAGGAGACAGGCATTAATCCTCTGGCCGGCTGCTTACCATTACTCTTGCAAATGCCCATTTTAAGTGGAATGTTCTATGCCTTGCGAAATTATAGCTACGTGAGCCATCCTGGTTTTCTCTGGATCAACAATCTGTCAGAAAGTGATCATCTTTATATTCTTCCAATCTTGGCGGCTTTGACCACGTATCTGTCCTCGCAAAGCATGACAACTGATGCTTCCAACAAACAAAACAAAATGATGCTGCTGGCCATGCCTTTTTTTATCGGCTATATGACCCTCAACTTTCCTGCCGGACTTGGTTTGTATTGGGTAGTCAGCAACCTTGTCCAAATCATTCAACAGCGTCTGTTACAAAAATCTTAG
- a CDS encoding S1C family serine protease translates to MKKGFTYYVVVVLVGIMFGASIMVGCSGRFFAKPNSQETSQIANLNQPVNMAGVSDARNTAIVRAAQAVAPAVVGITNKSYARDYFNRKVVQKGEGSGVIIDSNGYIATNNHVVDGAQELVVSLPDGRTFTGKVLGADPATDLAVVKIDATGLPAATLGDSDGLLVGEPAIAIGNPLGLEFQGSVTVGVISALNRSIEIGERKFKLIQTDAAINPGNSGGALVNADGVVIGINSAKISDTGVEGIGFSIPINAARPILQSIIEKGHVVRAYLGVGVLDKETAPKYGYTLNIDNGIYVVNVTIGSPAAKAGIKPGDIITKVAGNAINSVPDLRSFLDGQNVGSKVDVEFIRDDQPSTVSVLLEEMPTQALEH, encoded by the coding sequence ATGAAAAAAGGTTTTACATATTATGTCGTTGTTGTTCTTGTTGGAATTATGTTTGGAGCAAGTATTATGGTAGGTTGTAGCGGGCGCTTTTTTGCCAAGCCGAATTCACAAGAAACCTCGCAAATTGCTAATTTAAATCAGCCCGTCAATATGGCAGGAGTTTCAGATGCTCGTAATACGGCTATTGTTCGAGCGGCTCAAGCGGTGGCTCCAGCTGTTGTAGGCATTACCAATAAATCATATGCCCGCGACTATTTTAATCGCAAGGTTGTCCAAAAAGGGGAAGGCTCTGGCGTCATTATTGATTCCAATGGCTATATTGCGACAAATAATCATGTTGTCGATGGTGCCCAGGAATTGGTTGTTTCTCTGCCGGATGGACGGACTTTTACGGGTAAGGTTCTTGGTGCTGATCCTGCAACAGATTTAGCAGTTGTAAAAATTGATGCCACAGGATTACCTGCTGCAACGTTAGGCGACTCGGACGGATTATTAGTTGGTGAGCCAGCGATTGCAATTGGCAATCCACTAGGCCTGGAGTTTCAAGGCAGTGTAACAGTGGGGGTGATTAGTGCGCTTAATCGTTCCATTGAAATTGGTGAGCGAAAATTCAAACTGATTCAAACAGATGCCGCCATTAATCCGGGCAATTCCGGCGGTGCTCTTGTCAATGCTGATGGCGTTGTGATTGGTATTAATAGTGCTAAAATTTCTGATACAGGTGTAGAAGGTATCGGGTTTTCCATTCCTATTAATGCGGCACGGCCAATTTTGCAATCCATTATTGAGAAAGGCCATGTTGTACGGGCTTATTTAGGTGTTGGCGTACTTGATAAAGAGACGGCACCGAAATATGGCTATACCTTAAATATTGACAATGGTATTTATGTTGTCAATGTGACCATCGGCAGTCCGGCAGCTAAGGCAGGTATTAAGCCAGGCGATATTATTACGAAGGTTGCAGGCAATGCAATTAATTCTGTACCTGATTTACGGTCGTTTCTTGACGGTCAAAATGTCGGCTCAAAGGTTGATGTAGAATTTATTCGTGACGATCAGCCCAGTACAGTCAGTGTATTGCTGGAAGAAATGCCGACTCAGGCTCTAGAACATTAA
- a CDS encoding methyl-accepting chemotaxis protein has product MKVKNIQTKLLITLLPLVFLIMGVLSGVSYYFSQQSLAKSINQTARAVGTDYGNRVQGDIRLMMSELEDLASNQSVRTGIEKDQIIEIMAEAQKRLGTFDAIVFVSPNGEGVNSMGITNSYGDRDYLKKVIVTKKPYVSNPLVSKSTGKLAVVLAVPVKNKDQLTGVLVGTFSLDRLTAMIKELKFLDNGYGQISDASGMVIAHPKSPEVVGKLNLLEKKINPKLKMQQTELDDRLINLVKTASESDKQTEGEYVFVDGITRTAVCTPVDLPGDQRWVMSVAVHKVEATRETDILGHTMLILCILCLIIAAVAIVIIAKRFSKPISLIRDECLLLAQGDLREREAKVSSEDEIGQLAKGFQEMRRNLRELVAKVHSQSEQLAASSEELTASSEQSAQVVTQVAESISDVAHGAEKQLNAVGEASSVVEQMSVGIQQVAASANQAASNSSQAAGKAIDGDKSVEKAVSQMAHIEQTVNNSAQVIAKLGERSKEIGQIVDAISGIAGQTNLLALNAAIEAARAGEQGRGFAVVAEEVRKLAEQSQEAAKQIATLIGEIQGDTDKAVVAMDEGTREVKVGTEVVTTAGRAFKEIAKLVTQVAEQVKEISAAIQQMASGSQQIVASVKEIDGHSKAAVGKTQTVSAATEEQSASMEEIASSSQSLAKLAQDLQEAVSKFRV; this is encoded by the coding sequence ATGAAAGTAAAAAACATTCAAACCAAGCTACTAATTACCTTATTGCCACTTGTTTTTTTGATAATGGGTGTGCTCTCTGGGGTTAGCTATTATTTTTCGCAGCAATCCTTGGCAAAAAGTATCAATCAAACAGCCAGGGCAGTGGGAACTGACTATGGCAATCGAGTGCAAGGGGACATACGACTTATGATGTCGGAACTGGAGGACTTAGCTAGTAACCAAAGCGTTCGTACAGGTATCGAAAAAGATCAGATTATTGAAATTATGGCAGAAGCGCAAAAACGACTAGGTACTTTTGATGCCATTGTTTTTGTTTCTCCCAATGGTGAAGGTGTTAACAGCATGGGAATAACGAATTCATACGGTGATCGCGACTATTTAAAGAAAGTTATTGTAACCAAGAAACCCTATGTCTCAAATCCATTAGTTTCTAAGTCAACCGGAAAATTGGCTGTAGTATTAGCAGTGCCAGTGAAAAATAAGGATCAGTTGACAGGGGTGCTGGTAGGGACTTTTTCATTAGATAGATTGACTGCTATGATCAAAGAACTGAAATTTTTAGACAATGGTTACGGTCAGATATCCGACGCATCAGGCATGGTTATTGCCCATCCCAAAAGTCCTGAAGTCGTCGGTAAATTGAACCTTCTCGAAAAAAAGATCAATCCTAAACTTAAGATGCAACAGACCGAACTCGATGACCGTCTAATTAATTTGGTTAAGACGGCAAGTGAATCTGATAAACAGACGGAGGGAGAATATGTCTTTGTTGACGGCATTACGAGAACCGCTGTATGTACGCCAGTTGACCTGCCAGGTGATCAGCGATGGGTTATGTCGGTGGCAGTGCACAAAGTAGAAGCTACTCGGGAAACTGATATATTGGGGCATACGATGCTTATTCTTTGCATTTTATGTTTAATCATCGCTGCCGTAGCAATTGTAATTATAGCTAAACGGTTTTCTAAACCTATTTCATTGATTCGGGACGAATGCCTGCTCTTGGCTCAGGGGGATTTGAGAGAGCGCGAAGCAAAGGTTTCTTCAGAAGATGAAATAGGCCAATTGGCGAAAGGGTTCCAGGAGATGAGAAGAAATTTGCGTGAACTTGTCGCGAAGGTGCACTCCCAATCGGAGCAACTCGCGGCTTCTTCTGAAGAATTGACAGCTAGTTCAGAGCAGTCGGCTCAGGTTGTAACGCAAGTAGCCGAATCAATTAGCGATGTGGCACACGGCGCAGAAAAGCAATTGAATGCAGTAGGCGAAGCATCTTCTGTGGTAGAACAGATGTCAGTTGGTATCCAACAAGTAGCTGCTAGTGCCAATCAGGCAGCCAGTAATTCATCTCAAGCCGCTGGAAAGGCAATCGATGGTGATAAATCTGTGGAGAAGGCTGTCAGTCAAATGGCTCATATTGAACAGACTGTCAACAATTCCGCACAGGTCATTGCTAAGTTAGGTGAGAGATCTAAAGAAATAGGGCAGATTGTCGATGCGATATCCGGGATCGCTGGGCAAACAAATTTATTGGCGCTTAACGCTGCTATTGAGGCCGCAAGAGCGGGCGAACAGGGCAGAGGGTTTGCCGTTGTGGCCGAAGAAGTCCGTAAGCTTGCGGAACAATCCCAAGAGGCGGCAAAACAAATTGCCACACTGATTGGTGAAATTCAAGGGGACACCGATAAAGCCGTTGTTGCTATGGATGAAGGTACCCGTGAGGTTAAAGTGGGGACAGAGGTTGTCACTACGGCAGGCCGTGCATTTAAGGAAATTGCGAAACTGGTAACGCAAGTAGCTGAACAAGTAAAGGAGATTTCAGCTGCTATTCAGCAGATGGCTAGTGGGAGTCAACAGATTGTTGCATCGGTAAAGGAAATCGACGGGCACAGTAAAGCGGCTGTTGGGAAAACACAAACGGTGTCCGCAGCAACAGAGGAGCAATCGGCATCTATGGAAGAAATCGCCTCATCCAGCCAGAGTCTTGCCAAGCTGGCCCAGGATCTTCAGGAAGCTGTCAGTAAGTTTCGTGTTTAG
- a CDS encoding C-GCAxxG-C-C family (seleno)protein has translation MSTTEYSSDVKQLAGQYFKEGYNCAEAVLRAFRKELDLDLSDEALKVGTGFGGGIGHAGCVCGALAASVMVLGILQGRVNTRQSLAPIYNINEEFHRRFSEKFGGSCCRVLNRYPFNSKEHLRNCLKLTGSTAELLMEYIEEKKLH, from the coding sequence ATGAGCACAACGGAGTATTCATCTGATGTTAAGCAGCTAGCAGGTCAGTATTTTAAAGAAGGTTATAATTGCGCAGAAGCCGTATTACGTGCTTTTAGAAAAGAACTTGACCTTGATTTAAGTGATGAAGCATTGAAAGTCGGGACTGGATTTGGTGGTGGGATAGGACATGCGGGATGTGTTTGCGGGGCTTTAGCTGCATCCGTCATGGTGCTGGGTATTTTGCAAGGACGCGTAAATACTCGTCAGAGTTTGGCACCTATTTATAATATAAACGAAGAGTTTCACCGTAGATTTAGTGAAAAATTTGGCGGATCGTGTTGCCGTGTTTTAAATCGTTATCCTTTTAATTCTAAGGAACATTTGCGTAATTGTCTAAAGTTGACAGGCAGTACAGCAGAATTATTGATGGAATATATTGAAGAAAAGAAGTTGCATTGA
- a CDS encoding DUF134 domain-containing protein: MPRRRCCGLVEQEPCHRQFTPLDANEERVVTLLVEELETIRLKNLTGMDQAACAATMGVSRATFQRILNAARQKITFALVEGYTIIIQGGTYMVKNRKFECQDCGHIWEVEPCTEGGKHGYEIACPKCGSMKKIKIGEDGQKHVCGGNHHGHEHGHGGGCCGH, from the coding sequence ATGCCAAGACGACGTTGCTGTGGGTTAGTGGAACAGGAGCCCTGCCACCGTCAGTTTACTCCCCTAGATGCAAATGAAGAAAGGGTAGTAACCTTATTAGTTGAAGAATTAGAAACTATAAGGTTAAAGAACTTGACTGGAATGGATCAGGCTGCGTGTGCGGCGACCATGGGAGTATCCCGGGCTACCTTTCAAAGAATACTCAATGCGGCTAGACAAAAGATTACTTTTGCTCTAGTTGAGGGGTACACTATTATAATACAGGGAGGAACGTATATGGTTAAAAATCGCAAGTTCGAATGTCAAGATTGTGGACATATTTGGGAAGTTGAGCCTTGTACTGAAGGCGGTAAGCATGGGTATGAAATTGCTTGCCCGAAGTGTGGTAGCATGAAGAAAATAAAAATAGGTGAAGATGGTCAAAAACATGTTTGTGGTGGCAATCACCACGGACATGAGCATGGACATGGCGGTGGCTGTTGCGGGCATTAA